A region from the Manihot esculenta cultivar AM560-2 chromosome 13, M.esculenta_v8, whole genome shotgun sequence genome encodes:
- the LOC110629690 gene encoding rhamnogalacturonate lyase B yields the protein MEKGKSCHGLGKTCLYFFFCSVTSHSNNNKSACSHNYTFSQILTSAHSAIILDHLLILYIFFFYKREIKIPRTTSNSSALGVQLQVTNHQRVVIDNGIIQVTFSSPDGEVIGIKYKEIDNLLEIANKEQNRGYWDVVWNRPGEHIIIDKLQATDFEIIMENEDQVEVSFSKKWRPSMDKFTVPLNIDKRYIVRRGSSGLYLYTILERLEGWPDVDMDQIRVVFKLQNAKFHFMAVSDDRQRIMPMPLDRITGQPLAYPEAVLLTNPINPKLRGEVDDKYQYSCEDKDNKVHGWISNDPPVGFWMITPSNEFRAGGPIKQDLTSHVGPVVLNMFTSTHYAGKDLNTKYRNGEPWKKVLGPAYVYLNSISPSEDPQALWQDAKEQMSIEVKRWPYNFPQSEDFPSSDQRGSVLGELRVRDRYISERLIYASYAYVGLAAPGDVGSWQMEAKGYQFWTQANKKGIFSIENVRAGKYSLYAWVPGIIGDYKYSVDIIIQPGSKIELGVLVYDPPRNGPTLWEIGIPDRTATEFYVPEAYPTLMNKLYTDLPTDKFRQYGLWEKYADLYPKNDVIYNVGVSNYNQDWFFAHVTREIGNRTYEATTWQIIFELDNVNPIGDYTLQVALASATHSELQVRVNAHRRLFTTGLIGKDNAIARHGIHGLYWLFSIQIPYFQLLEGNNTIYLTQKRSESPFQGIMYDYIRLEVPAET from the exons ATGGAAAAGGGAAAATCATGTCACGGACTGGGAAAAACTTGTTTGtactttttcttttgttctgTCACCAGTCacagtaataataataagtctGCATGTTCACACAATTATACATTTTCTCAAATTCTCACGTCTGCACATTCTGCAATAATTCTTGATCACCTTCttattctatatatttttttcttttataaaagaGAAAT AAAAATTCCAAGGACGACAAGTAACAGTTCAGCTCTTGGGGTGCAGCTACAAGTAACCAATCATCAGCGA GTGGTCATTGACAATGGAATTATTCAAGTTACTTTCTCTAGTCCAGACGGTGAAGTTATCGGAATTAAATACAAGGAGATTGATAACCTACTTGAAATTGCTAATAAAGAACAAAATCGAGG ATATTGGGATGTGGTTTGGAATCGACCTGGAGAGCACATTATCATTGACAA GCTGCAAGCCACAGATTTTGAGATTATTATGGAAAATGAAGACCAAGTAGAGGTTTCATTCTCTAAAAAATGGAGGCCTTCCATGGATAAATTCACAGTTCCCTTGAACATAGACAAGAG GTATATAGTTCGTCGTGGAAGCTCAGGGCTTTATCTGTATACCATATTGGAACGTTTAGAAGGATGGCCTGATGTTGATATGGATCAAATTCGGGTGGTTTTCAAGCTCCAAAATGCAAA GTTTCATTTCATGGCGGTATCTGATGATAGGCAAAGAATAATGCCAATGCCACTAGATCGTATCACTGGCCAACCTTTGGCTTATCCTGAAGCTGTTCTTTTAACCAATCCCATTAACCCAAAACTTAGAGGAGAG GTAGATGATAAATATCAATATTCTTGTGAAGACAAAGATAACAAAGTGCATGGATGGATATCAAATGATCCACCAGTGGGATTTTGGATGATTACACCTAGTAATGAATTTCGTGCTGGTGGACCCATTAAGCAAGACCTGACCTCTCATGTTGGGCCTGTTGTTCTTAAT aTGTTTACCAGTACTCATTATGCTGGAAAGGACTTGAATACAAAATATCGAAATGGAGAGCCATGGAAAAAGGTTCTTGGCCCTGCTTATGTCTATCTTAATTCTATTTCGCCTTCTGAAGATCCCCAAGCTCTTTGGCAAGATGCTAAAGAACAA ATGTCAATTGAAGTTAAAAGGTGGCCATACAACTTTCCTCAATCTGAAGACTTTCCTTCTTCTGATCAACGGGGAAGTGTTTTAGGTGAATTAAGAGTTCGTGATCGATACATCAGTGAAAGGTTAATCTATGCAAGTTATGCTTATGTAGGATTGGCAGCACCAGGAGATGTGGGCTCATGGCAAATGGAAGCAAAG GGTTATCAATTTTGGACTCAAGCTAACAAGAAAGGAATTTTCTCAATAGAAAATGTTAGAGCCGGAAAATATAGTTTGTATGCATGGGTTCCTGGTATCATTGGAGATTACAAGTACAGTGTTGATATCATCATTCAACCTG GATCGAAGATTGAATTGGGTGTTCTTGTATATGATCCTCCAAGAAATGGTCCAACTCTTTGGGAAATAGGCATTCCTGATCGTACTGCTACTGAGTTCTATGTACCAGAAGCATACCCAACACTCATGAACAAATTATACACTGATCTCCCAACAGACAA ATTTAGACAATATGGATTGTGGGAAAAATATGCTGACTTATATCCTAAGAATGATGTCATATACAACGTTGGTGTCAGTAATTATAATCAAGATTGGTTTTTTGCCCATGTTACCAG AGAGATAGGAAATAGAACATATGAGGCTACCACATGGCAAATCATATTTGAACTTGATAATGTAAACCCAATCGGAGATTATACTCTCCAAGTAGCCTTAGCATCAGCTACTCATTCCGAACTTCAG GTGCGAGTCAATGCACATCGGCGTCTTTTTACAACTGGACTTATCGGCAAGGATAACGCCATTGCGAGACATGGAATTCATGGATTATATTGGCTTTTTAGCATTCAAATACCATATTTTCAACTTCTCGAAGGAAATAATACAATTTATCTTACTCAGAAAAGAAGTGAAAGCCCTTTCCAAGGCATTATGTATGATTACATTCGTTTAGAAGTACCGGCAGAAACTTGA
- the LOC110629750 gene encoding uncharacterized protein LOC110629750 produces the protein MRVVVEILTGTLFYIQVGNDATVADLKREIGDQQKLPHDRLILFLDNTQNRLIDEDGDAAALVDCGVHDESHIYLFFNPLEDHGSSSTHHFVFNFTDSFLGEA, from the coding sequence ATGAGGGTGGTGGTGGAGATTTTAACAGGAACTCTCTTCTATATTCAAGTCGGCAATGACGCTACAGTTGCTGACCTGAAACGTGAGATCGGCGACCAGCAAAAGCTGCCTCATGATCGTCTCATCTTATTTCTAGACAACACTCAAAATCGTCTCATTGATGAAGATGGAGATGCTGCAGCTTTAGTTGATTGTGGTGTTCATGATGAATCTCATATCTACCTCTTCTTCAATCCACTTGAAGATCATGGATCTTCATCTACCCATCATTTTGTTTTCAATTTCACTGATTCTTTCCTCGGAGAAGCCTGA
- the LOC110629267 gene encoding uncharacterized protein LOC110629267: MRGRGRVKKPRGPVRLPAHTSQEEATTNDVQEHEPQLPRTSTGLGDTELQIWVPLASGVQPCHRDRSCPPVPPCTDALPPRPLPPPHCPTLAPRPSVSHSQSAQPASSSTTASARGTGSALASTLLSAPASTPASAGSTTTVEGTHLHPSEMCSRRITLIIKERLVTEGHCWMTVPNDTKEFYWQEFKKYFLWDQAIDSLGQIAWQKKAAERYKGLMWEIRKGKTKNLAIPDSVLRKWQEAWNTSEYKEKCDKFSANRRSETGGSGFGISRHAYGSVSQYTHQQRMRERLGREPHPHELFEATHKKKGTEEFVDARSKAIYDKYVQLKEAATQQQKGSNEPTPINEAQLYYEAVGGQKKSRVYGLGSQASAYFHETSHCFASYTSAPLVDPPTIEAMNRMQNKIDRLETKNGRITTVVEELQAFMHRMMAQQGIGTSTQTSAPRVPPAPSPQQWHDDAPVIGDHHTDSDNDIDDELASLV, encoded by the exons ATGAGGGGACGTGGAAGGGTTAAGAAGCCTAGAGGACCGGTTCGACTTCCTGCTCATACAAGTCAAGAGGAGGCGACTACAAATGACGTACAAGAGCATGAGCCGCAGTTACCACGGACATCGACGGGACTTGGGGATACGGAGCTTCAGATATGGGTACCACTTGCATCCGGTGTACAGCCATGTCATAGGGATCGATCATGTCCACCAGTTCCACCATGTACCGATGCATTGCCTCCCCGTCCCCTTCCACCTCCTCACTGTCCCACTCTAGCTCCACGACCTTCGGTATCACATTCACAGTCAGCTCAACCTGCGTCCTCTTCTACTACTGCATCAGCTAGAGGGACAGGATCTGCATTAGCATCTACTCTATTATCTGCTCCAGCATCTACTCCAGCATCTGCAGGTTCGACCACTACTGTAGAAGGTACACA TTTACATCCATCGGAGATGTGCAGTCGCAGGATTACTCTGATAATAAAAGAAAGATTGGTCACGGAAGGGCACTGTTGGATGACAGTGCCAAATGACACTAAGGAGTTTTATTGGCAGGAATTCAAG AAATACTTCCTATGGGACCAAGCAATTGACAGCTTGGGCCAAATTGCATGGCAGAAAAAGGCTGCTGAGAGATACAAGGGCTTAATGTGGGAAATCAGGAAAGGGAAGACGAAGAATCTGGCTATACCAGATTCTGTTTTGAGGAAGTGGCAGGAAGCTTGGAACACTTCTGAATATAAAGAGAAGTGTGACAAGTTTTCTGCCAATAGGCGCAGTGAGACTGGAGGGTCAGGATTTGGCATTTCTAGGCATGCTTACGGATCAGTTTCACAATACACCCACCAGCAGAGGATG AGAGAAAGACTAGGAAGAGAACCACATCCTCATGAGCTTTTCGAGGCCACACATAAGAAAAAAGGAACGGAGGAGTTTGTTGATGCTAGGTCAAaagctatttat GATAAATACGTACAACTAAAGGAGGCAGCAACACAACAACAGAAGGGAAGCAATGAGCCGACACCCATAAATGAGGCCCAGCTTTACTACGAAGCGGTTGGCGGGCAGAAAAAGAGTCGAGTTTATGGATTAGGGTCCCAGGCTTCTGCATATTTTCATGAGACATCTCATTGTTTCGCTTCATACACGTCTGCACCCCTAGTGGATCCTCCTACAATTGAAGCAATGAACAGGatgcaaaataaaattgatCGGCTAGAGACAAAGAATGGTCGAATTACCACAGTGGTGGAGGAGTTGCAAGCGTTTATGCATAGGATGATGGCACAACAGGGTATTGGGACATCCACTCAGACATCTGCTCCTAGGGTACCTCCAGCTCCGTCTCCACAGCAGTGGCATGATGATGCCCCTGTCATTGGTGATCATCATACAGACAGTGATAATGATATAGATGATGAGCTTgctagtttagtttag
- the LOC110629478 gene encoding APO protein 4, mitochondrial, with protein MALRKMMWQNFAGDCGKHISHFRYYSSRIDWKKLRPMILKRIENRAKDYPVRHMVPVAQEVLKARMLLIQGVYTLMKVIPVVACRFCPEVYIGEKGHLIRTCWGYRRGAKNRVHEWITGSLDDILVPVQTFRLNNMFQKVIKHHERFDFDRVPAVVELCRQGGAILTSENLYSSTRTLDSVHSCVDGAQSMSPEDLRFIADGTLKAWETLRSGVQKLLLVYPAKVCEHCSEIHVGPSGHKARLCGVFKYESWRGTHFWKKAAVDDLVPPKIVWRQRPQDPPALLNEGRDFYGHAPAVVDLCTKAGAIAPKKYSCMMKIQGLTAKAQY; from the exons ATGGCGTTGAGGAAGATGATGTGGCAAAATTTTGCGGGAGATTGTGGTAAACACATTTCGCACTTCAGATATTATAGCTCTCGAATTGACTGGAAAAAGCTGCGTCCCATGATATTGAAGAGAATTGAAAATCGTGCTAAGGACTATCCTGTTCGGCACATGGTTCCAGTGGCTCAAGAGGTCCTCAAGGCTAGAATGCTTCTTATTCAAGGCGTATATACTCTCATGAAAGTGATTCCCGTAGTTGCTTGCAG GTTCTGCCCTGAAGTATATATCGGAGAGAAAGGCCATTTAATTCGGACTTGTTGGGGCTACAGACGTGGTGCTAAAAATCGAGTTCATGAATGGATTACTGGTAGTTTAGATGATATACTTGTCCCAGTACAGACATTTCGCCTGAATAATATGTTCCAAAAGGTTATCAAACATCACGAAAGATTCGATTTTGACCGTGTTCCTGCTGTTGTTGAGTTATGCAGGCAGGGTGGTGCTATTCTAACAAGTGAAAATTTGTACTCTAGTACGAGGACTTTGGATAGTGTCCATAGTTGTGTTGATGGAGCTCAGTCTATGTCGCCTGAGGATCTTAGGTTTATAGCTGATGGGACTTTGAAAGCATGGGAGACTTTGAGATCAGGGGTGCAAAAGTTGTTGTTGGTGTATCCAGCAAAAGTTTGTGAGCATTGCTCAGAAATTCATGTTGGGCCATCTGGACACAAGGCTCGCCTTTGTGGCGTATTTAAGTATGAGAGTTGGCGTGGAACACACTTCTGGAAGAAGGCAGCGGTAGATGATCTGGTGCCCCCAAAGATTGTATGGAGGCAACGGCCTCAAGATCCCCCAGCTCTCTTAAATGAAGGGCGGGATTTTTATGGACATGCTCCAGCAGTGGTGGATCTATGCACAAAGGCTGGTGCTATAGCACCAAAAAAGTATTCATGCATGATGAAGATTCAGGGTTTGACAGCAAAAGCTCAATATTGA